In one window of Hymenobacter nivis DNA:
- a CDS encoding glycosyltransferase family 4 protein, which produces MHIAVTTRFLLPGNQLEGLGRYTFETLSCLVHQHPECTFHFLFDRFYDPRYLLGPNVVPHVLRPPARHPLLILAWYEGAVAGWLRRHRPAVLLSPESFTVLGTRVPRVLVLHDLAYLHRPHDVGRLMQRYYAYFLPRFARAAAQLVAVSEATRRDVAEQFGLPAECIRVAYNAPAAHFRPQPPAQQAAVRAQFSGGQPYFLFVGALQPRKNLENLLRAFGLFKAAAAGEDLAGPGANMQLLVVGREAWRAGPIFEAYQQLPPAVRAAVRFTGRVGEEELTGLYAAALATVYVPFFEGFGLPVVEAQASGCPVITSNLSSLPEVAGGSAGALLCDPHQPAAIARALAQISHDAPLRARLRAAGLANVARFSWVRSAEVLWQAVQAALAPGPA; this is translated from the coding sequence ATGCACATCGCCGTCACTACGCGCTTTTTGCTGCCCGGCAACCAGCTGGAGGGCCTGGGCCGCTACACGTTTGAAACGCTAAGCTGCCTGGTGCACCAGCACCCGGAGTGCACGTTTCACTTCCTCTTCGACCGGTTCTACGACCCGCGCTACCTGCTGGGGCCCAACGTGGTGCCCCATGTGCTGCGGCCCCCGGCGCGCCACCCTTTGCTAATCCTGGCCTGGTACGAGGGTGCCGTGGCCGGGTGGCTGCGGCGGCACCGCCCGGCCGTGCTGCTCTCGCCCGAATCCTTCACGGTGCTGGGCACGCGCGTGCCCCGCGTGCTGGTGCTGCACGACCTGGCCTACCTGCACCGTCCCCACGACGTGGGCCGCCTCATGCAGCGCTACTACGCGTACTTCCTGCCGCGCTTCGCCCGCGCCGCCGCGCAGCTGGTGGCCGTGTCGGAGGCTACCCGGCGCGACGTGGCCGAGCAGTTTGGCCTGCCCGCGGAATGCATTCGGGTGGCCTACAACGCGCCGGCCGCGCACTTCCGGCCGCAGCCGCCGGCGCAGCAAGCGGCCGTGCGGGCGCAATTCAGCGGGGGGCAGCCGTATTTCCTGTTCGTGGGTGCCCTGCAACCGCGCAAAAACCTGGAGAATTTGCTACGGGCGTTCGGTCTGTTTAAGGCCGCGGCGGCAGGGGAGGACCTGGCGGGGCCCGGGGCTAATATGCAGCTACTGGTGGTGGGCCGTGAGGCCTGGCGGGCCGGGCCCATTTTTGAGGCCTACCAGCAGTTGCCGCCGGCCGTGCGGGCCGCCGTGCGCTTCACGGGCCGCGTGGGCGAGGAGGAGCTGACGGGCCTGTACGCGGCCGCGTTGGCCACAGTGTATGTGCCTTTCTTTGAGGGGTTTGGCCTGCCCGTGGTGGAGGCCCAGGCCAGCGGCTGCCCGGTCATCACGTCCAACCTGTCGTCGCTGCCCGAGGTGGCGGGCGGTTCCGCCGGGGCCTTGCTCTGCGACCCGCACCAGCCGGCGGCTATTGCCAGGGCCCTGGCCCAGATTAGCCACGACGCGCCGCTGCGGGCGCGCCTGCGGGCCGCTGGCCTGGCTAACGTGGCCCGCTTTTCGTGGGTGCGCAGCGCCGAAGTGCTGTGGCAAGCCGTGCAGGCCGCCCTGGCGCCCGGCCCGGCGTAG
- a CDS encoding potassium channel family protein yields MFKRLNLGRLRLAFVLTLVSLSAGLTGFRLIEHLSWADAFYMTITTIATVGYGEVHPFSEAGRIFVSFYILFNLVMVAYLVSVFTTFLFTGELRNLFKMYRIDQKIQRFSGHIILCGFGANGRRAYQELRANGARIVVIEQNEQLMKDISDGKTGEDYDGSGDAGGVIVTVFGDATTDVVLEQAGVVRASALITVLPKDADNVFVALSARALNPRLKIIARAKLKTSESKLISAGADAVVMPDEIGGSHMARLVVRPEVIRFLDLISGLTADKLRLEELSYEQLRKEMRGQSIRELDVRSRTGATVIGLRLADGSFSVSPSADYCPTPGDVLLLLGSEQQIESMEVNFRQLGL; encoded by the coding sequence ATGTTTAAGCGCCTCAACCTGGGCCGTCTACGGCTGGCATTCGTGCTCACGCTCGTTAGCCTGAGCGCGGGGCTGACAGGGTTCCGCCTCATCGAGCACCTGAGCTGGGCCGACGCGTTTTACATGACCATCACCACCATTGCCACGGTGGGCTACGGCGAGGTACACCCGTTTTCGGAGGCTGGACGCATCTTTGTGTCGTTTTACATCCTCTTCAACCTAGTGATGGTGGCCTACCTGGTGTCGGTGTTCACCACGTTTTTGTTTACCGGCGAGCTGCGCAACCTGTTTAAAATGTACCGGATCGACCAAAAAATCCAACGCTTTAGTGGGCACATCATCCTCTGCGGCTTTGGGGCCAACGGTCGGCGCGCCTACCAGGAACTGCGCGCCAACGGTGCGCGCATCGTGGTGATCGAGCAAAACGAGCAGCTGATGAAAGATATCAGCGACGGCAAAACCGGCGAAGACTACGATGGCTCGGGCGACGCGGGCGGCGTCATCGTCACGGTGTTCGGCGACGCCACCACCGATGTGGTGCTCGAGCAGGCCGGTGTGGTCCGGGCCTCGGCCCTCATCACGGTCCTGCCCAAAGACGCCGATAACGTGTTCGTGGCCCTCTCGGCCCGGGCCCTCAACCCGCGTCTCAAAATCATCGCCCGCGCCAAGCTCAAAACTTCCGAAAGTAAGCTCATTTCGGCCGGGGCCGACGCCGTGGTGATGCCCGACGAAATCGGTGGCTCGCACATGGCCAGGTTGGTAGTGCGCCCTGAAGTCATTCGCTTCCTGGATCTTATCTCGGGCCTCACTGCCGACAAGCTGCGCCTGGAGGAACTGAGCTACGAGCAGCTGCGCAAGGAAATGCGGGGCCAAAGCATCCGCGAGCTCGACGTGCGCTCGCGCACTGGGGCTACAGTCATCGGCCTGCGCCTGGCCGATGGCAGCTTCTCGGTGAGCCCCTCGGCCGACTACTGCCCCACCCCCGGCGACGTGCTGCTGCTGCTGGGCTCGGAGCAGCAAATCGAGAGCATGGAAGTGAACTTCCGCCAGCTGGGGCTGTAG
- a CDS encoding PspC domain-containing protein has protein sequence MKTFTDYLEAQSFGLCSAVGQRWGFSTRSIRLSFVYASFFTFGSPVVLYLAGVFWMNARRAWRQQRSTVWDL, from the coding sequence ATGAAAACCTTCACCGATTACCTTGAAGCGCAGTCGTTTGGCCTGTGTTCGGCCGTGGGCCAGCGGTGGGGCTTCAGCACCCGCAGCATCCGCCTTTCGTTCGTGTACGCCTCGTTTTTTACGTTTGGCTCGCCCGTCGTGCTCTATTTAGCGGGTGTGTTTTGGATGAACGCGCGCCGCGCCTGGCGCCAGCAGCGTAGCACTGTGTGGGACCTCTAA
- a CDS encoding IS701 family transposase, whose translation MLTQRTYIDFLLHTPRSYTGTHLAAHLPAVSHDQVYRFLRDNDFSASQLRELVQPLLNDSPEAFLLVDDSVQDKRYSRFIELAQRQYSGNVHGLVTGIGLVNLVHSSGEGGDFLPLDFRVYAPGQDGQTKNDHFQAMFKQVVEEGKIQARTLLFDSWYASSENLKVIERAKWTFFTTLKSNRLVSVSKETGYQSLDTLGPPVGGWSRGVEVRLQQVPFGVKRFKLVATDGRIEWGITNNLAAHLNREMVIDAVRVRWQVEEFHRSFKQLTGSEKCQCRKAQAQRNHLTCCYLAWVSLQQYARAIGRTIYQAACLPWAEWLRKQLKDSSIPVLLPNTA comes from the coding sequence ATGTTAACTCAGCGCACCTACATTGACTTTTTGCTTCACACGCCGCGCAGCTATACGGGTACTCATCTGGCCGCCCATTTACCGGCGGTGAGCCATGACCAGGTGTATCGTTTTTTGCGGGACAATGACTTTTCAGCGAGTCAATTACGCGAGTTAGTGCAGCCCTTACTAAACGACTCACCCGAAGCCTTTTTGCTGGTGGACGACAGTGTGCAGGATAAGCGCTACAGTCGCTTCATTGAATTGGCGCAACGCCAGTATTCGGGCAACGTTCACGGACTGGTCACGGGCATCGGGCTGGTTAATTTAGTGCATAGTAGCGGCGAAGGTGGTGATTTTCTGCCTCTTGACTTCCGCGTGTATGCCCCTGGGCAAGACGGCCAGACGAAGAACGACCATTTCCAGGCCATGTTCAAGCAGGTCGTGGAGGAGGGAAAAATTCAGGCCCGAACCCTGCTCTTCGACAGTTGGTATGCCAGCAGCGAGAACCTGAAAGTGATTGAGCGGGCCAAGTGGACGTTTTTTACGACCTTGAAAAGCAATCGGTTAGTGAGCGTAAGTAAAGAAACGGGCTACCAGTCTCTGGACACGTTGGGTCCGCCGGTTGGGGGCTGGAGTCGGGGCGTAGAAGTGCGGCTGCAACAGGTGCCCTTTGGGGTCAAACGCTTCAAGCTGGTTGCCACAGACGGCCGCATTGAGTGGGGGATAACCAATAACTTAGCGGCTCATCTAAATCGGGAGATGGTGATTGATGCAGTACGGGTGCGCTGGCAGGTGGAAGAGTTTCACCGGAGTTTCAAGCAGTTAACGGGGTCCGAGAAGTGCCAGTGCCGCAAGGCACAGGCGCAGCGCAATCATCTAACCTGCTGTTATTTAGCCTGGGTTTCTCTGCAACAATACGCCCGCGCCATTGGCCGCACCATCTATCAAGCCGCCTGTTTGCCGTGGGCTGAATGGCTGCGGAAACAATTAAAAGATTCATCCATTCCTGTTTTACTACCTAATACTGCGTAA
- a CDS encoding pyruvate dehydrogenase complex E1 component subunit beta, producing MRQIQFREALREAMNEEMRRDPRVFLMGEEVAEYNGAYKVSQGMLDEFGAGRIIDTPIAELGFAGIGVGAAMNGLLPIIEFMTFNFSLVAIDQVINSAAKLHSMSGGQFSCPIVFRGPTGNAGMLSSQHSQNFENWYANCPGLKVVVPSTPYDAKGLLKAAIRDPDPVIFMESELMYGDKGDVPEEEYILEIGKANVTRPGTDVTIVSFGKMMKIAHTAADELAKEGIQAEVIDLRSVRPIDYDTVIASVKKTNRLVVVEEAWPLASLSGEIAYVVQRRAFDHLDAPVVRITCADVPLPYAPTLIEASLPNVARVVKAVKEVTYAKV from the coding sequence ATGCGTCAGATACAATTCCGGGAGGCCTTGCGCGAGGCCATGAATGAGGAAATGCGCCGCGACCCCCGCGTGTTCCTCATGGGCGAAGAAGTAGCCGAGTACAACGGCGCCTACAAGGTGAGCCAGGGCATGCTCGACGAGTTCGGCGCCGGCCGCATCATCGACACGCCGATTGCCGAGCTGGGCTTTGCCGGCATCGGCGTGGGCGCGGCCATGAACGGGCTGCTGCCCATCATCGAGTTCATGACCTTCAACTTCTCACTGGTGGCCATCGACCAGGTGATTAACTCGGCCGCCAAGCTGCATTCCATGTCGGGCGGGCAGTTTTCGTGCCCCATCGTGTTCCGGGGCCCCACCGGCAACGCCGGGATGCTTAGCAGCCAGCACTCGCAGAACTTCGAGAACTGGTACGCCAATTGCCCCGGCCTCAAAGTGGTGGTGCCCAGCACCCCCTATGATGCCAAGGGCCTGCTCAAAGCCGCCATCCGCGACCCCGATCCGGTGATTTTCATGGAGTCGGAGCTGATGTACGGCGACAAGGGCGACGTGCCGGAGGAAGAGTACATCCTCGAAATTGGCAAGGCTAACGTGACCCGCCCGGGTACCGACGTGACAATAGTTTCGTTCGGCAAAATGATGAAAATAGCCCACACCGCGGCCGACGAGTTGGCCAAGGAAGGCATCCAGGCCGAAGTTATCGACCTGCGCTCGGTGCGGCCGATTGACTACGACACTGTTATCGCCTCCGTCAAGAAAACCAACCGCCTGGTGGTCGTCGAAGAAGCCTGGCCCCTGGCCAGCCTCTCGGGCGAAATTGCCTACGTGGTGCAGCGCCGCGCCTTCGACCACCTCGACGCGCCGGTGGTGCGCATCACCTGCGCCGACGTGCCCCTGCCCTATGCCCCCACCCTCATCGAAGCCTCGCTGCCCAACGTGGCCCGCGTGGTGAAAGCGGTGAAAGAAGTGACCTACGCCAAAGTTTAG